A single region of the Alteriqipengyuania flavescens genome encodes:
- a CDS encoding shikimate kinase, whose translation MPESDRPDTDRDMSRATRAVDPAELRRRLDRPVVLVGMMGTGKSTVGRKLAQTMTVEFTDADHEIEQAAQMSVGDIFAEFGEAYFRDGERRVIARLLEESSGVIATGGGAFCNEETRALILDRAIAVWLDSPIDVLVERTGRKDTRPLLRDSDPQEILTRLHDERAPFYGEAQLRVESANGPHQQTVDRIVSALDDWTRANV comes from the coding sequence ATGCCAGAATCCGACCGGCCAGACACCGACCGGGACATGAGCCGGGCAACCCGCGCCGTCGATCCCGCCGAACTGCGCCGCCGGCTGGACCGGCCCGTGGTCCTCGTCGGCATGATGGGCACCGGCAAGTCCACCGTGGGCCGCAAGCTGGCGCAGACCATGACGGTCGAATTCACCGATGCCGACCACGAGATCGAGCAGGCCGCGCAAATGAGCGTGGGCGATATATTCGCCGAATTTGGCGAGGCCTATTTTCGTGATGGCGAACGCCGCGTGATCGCCCGTCTTCTGGAAGAAAGCAGCGGCGTCATCGCGACAGGTGGCGGGGCTTTCTGCAACGAGGAGACCCGCGCGCTGATCCTCGACCGGGCCATCGCGGTGTGGCTCGACAGTCCGATCGACGTGCTGGTGGAACGGACGGGGCGCAAGGACACGCGGCCCTTGCTGCGTGACAGCGATCCGCAGGAAATCCTCACCCGTCTCCATGACGAACGCGCGCCCTTCTACGGCGAGGCGCAGCTACGCGTCGAAAGTGCCAACGGACCGCACCAGCAGACGGTCGACCGTATAGTTTCCGCGCTCGACGACTGGACCCGGGCCAATGTCTGA
- the aroB gene encoding 3-dehydroquinate synthase gives MSDTVRVDLAGRSYDVRIGSALLERTAAEAEGLLKREVVPVVADANARAHHGGRLARSLDDGGHRVEWFEVAPGEAAKSWEVLQRLTDWMLELGVERSDNVIAFGGGVVGDLTGFACAILKRGCGFIQVPTTLLAQVDSSVGGKTAINTAAGKNLVGAFHQPSLVLADLDCLATLPEREVRAGYAEVIKYGILGDADFFAWCEDNGRHVVEGDVAAQLHAVRTSVAAKAAIVAQDERETSGRRALLNLGHTFGHALEAETGFSDRLLHGEGVALGMVLAARYSARRGTLSGDDAARITRALDSAGLPSEIAALGLDADGTRLAEHMRHDKKASGGNVPFLLLNGIGDAYLDRSVDLADVAAFMDEQLQSH, from the coding sequence ATGTCTGACACGGTCCGCGTCGATCTTGCCGGGCGCAGCTACGACGTGCGGATCGGCTCCGCCTTGCTGGAGCGCACAGCTGCCGAAGCGGAAGGCTTGCTGAAGCGGGAGGTCGTGCCGGTCGTGGCAGACGCGAACGCGCGGGCGCATCATGGCGGGCGGCTGGCGAGGTCTCTGGACGACGGCGGGCACCGGGTCGAATGGTTCGAAGTCGCACCCGGCGAGGCGGCGAAAAGCTGGGAGGTGCTGCAGCGCCTTACCGACTGGATGCTCGAACTCGGCGTGGAGCGCAGCGACAATGTCATCGCCTTCGGCGGCGGCGTGGTTGGCGACCTCACCGGCTTTGCGTGCGCCATTCTGAAGCGGGGATGCGGCTTCATCCAGGTGCCCACCACCCTGCTCGCACAGGTCGATTCCAGCGTCGGCGGCAAGACCGCGATCAACACGGCGGCGGGCAAGAACCTGGTCGGCGCGTTCCACCAGCCTTCTCTCGTCCTCGCGGATCTCGACTGCCTTGCTACCCTGCCGGAGCGCGAAGTGCGCGCCGGATATGCCGAAGTTATCAAGTACGGCATCCTCGGCGATGCGGATTTCTTCGCCTGGTGCGAGGACAATGGCCGGCACGTCGTCGAGGGCGACGTCGCGGCCCAGCTCCACGCCGTGCGCACCAGCGTTGCGGCCAAGGCGGCCATCGTGGCGCAGGACGAGCGCGAGACCAGCGGCCGCCGCGCCCTGCTCAACCTCGGACATACGTTCGGCCATGCGCTGGAGGCGGAGACCGGGTTTTCGGACAGGCTGCTCCACGGCGAAGGGGTCGCGCTCGGCATGGTGTTGGCCGCGCGCTATTCTGCGCGGCGCGGCACGCTTTCAGGGGACGATGCGGCACGTATCACGCGGGCCCTGGACAGCGCCGGCTTGCCGAGCGAGATCGCCGCTCTGGGCCTTGATGCCGATGGCACGCGCCTTGCCGAACACATGCGCCATGACAAGAAGGCCAGCGGCGGCAATGTGCCTTTTCTACTGCTGAACGGGATCGGCGATGCCTATCTCGACAGGTCGGTCGACCTCGCCGACGTCGCCGCGTTCATGGATGAACAGTTGCAGTCACATTAG
- a CDS encoding acetyl-CoA carboxylase biotin carboxylase subunit, giving the protein MFSKILIANRGEIACRVIKTARRMGIATVAVYSDADARAPFVRMADEAVHIGPAPAAESYLIADKIIAACKATGAEAVHPGYGFLSERTSFAEALAKENIAFIGPPVTAIAAMGDKIESKRLAREAGVNVVPGFVGEIEDTEHAVRISNEIGYPVMMKASAGGGGKGMRLAYTETDVREGFESVKREGLNSFGDDRVFIEKFILNPRHIEIQILGDQHGNIVYLNERECSIQRRHQKVVEEAPSPFVTPAMRKAMGEQCVALARAVGYYSAGTVELIVSGADPTGESFYFLEMNTRLQVEHPVTEAITGIDLVEQMIRVAAGEALPFTQDDIGIDGWAIENRVYAEDPYRGFLPSIGRLVHYEPPEEPWADDGSANGRRGVDGIRVDDGVYEGGEVSMFYDPMIAKLITWGETRDEAADLQVAALDAFRIEGLGHNVDFLSALMQHPRFRSGELTTGFIAEEYPDGFEGAPPSDELKRGLAAIGGVIATADADRARRIDQQLNGKTAPNGDWAVRVGDTDYTVRLGEDAILVDDTEVELSFDYTPGDRTVAVELGDEELTIQLAPTRMGYDITTRGATHSLRILPQRIAHLADHMIEKVPPDLSKMLICPMPGLLVSLHVAEGEEVQPGQPLATVEAMKMENILRAEKEGRIAKINAAEGDSLAVDEVILELD; this is encoded by the coding sequence ATGTTCTCCAAAATCCTCATAGCCAACCGGGGCGAGATTGCTTGCCGGGTCATCAAGACCGCGCGCCGGATGGGTATCGCGACCGTCGCGGTCTATTCGGACGCCGATGCGCGCGCGCCGTTCGTGCGGATGGCGGACGAGGCGGTGCACATCGGTCCAGCGCCCGCGGCCGAGAGCTACCTGATTGCGGACAAAATCATCGCCGCGTGCAAGGCGACGGGGGCCGAAGCGGTGCATCCGGGCTACGGCTTCCTTTCCGAACGCACCAGCTTCGCCGAGGCGCTGGCCAAGGAGAACATCGCCTTCATCGGCCCGCCGGTGACCGCGATCGCCGCGATGGGCGACAAGATCGAGTCCAAGAGGCTGGCCAGGGAAGCAGGGGTCAACGTCGTCCCCGGCTTCGTCGGCGAGATCGAGGATACCGAGCACGCGGTGCGCATCTCGAACGAGATCGGCTACCCGGTGATGATGAAGGCCAGCGCGGGCGGGGGCGGCAAGGGCATGCGCCTCGCCTACACGGAAACTGACGTGCGCGAGGGCTTCGAGAGCGTGAAGCGCGAAGGCCTCAACAGCTTCGGCGACGACCGCGTCTTCATCGAGAAGTTCATCCTCAATCCGCGCCACATCGAGATCCAGATCCTCGGCGACCAGCACGGCAACATCGTCTACCTCAACGAGCGCGAGTGCAGCATCCAGCGCCGCCACCAGAAGGTGGTGGAGGAAGCGCCGTCGCCCTTCGTCACGCCCGCGATGCGCAAGGCGATGGGCGAACAGTGCGTCGCACTCGCCCGCGCAGTCGGGTACTACAGCGCGGGCACCGTCGAGCTGATCGTCAGCGGCGCGGACCCGACGGGGGAAAGCTTCTACTTCCTCGAAATGAACACCCGCCTGCAGGTCGAACACCCGGTGACCGAGGCGATCACCGGCATCGACCTCGTGGAACAGATGATCCGCGTCGCGGCGGGTGAGGCACTTCCGTTCACGCAGGACGACATCGGCATCGACGGCTGGGCGATCGAGAACCGCGTCTATGCCGAAGACCCCTATCGCGGCTTCCTGCCCTCCATCGGCCGGCTGGTGCATTACGAGCCGCCCGAAGAGCCGTGGGCGGACGACGGTTCTGCCAACGGCCGCCGAGGCGTGGACGGCATCCGCGTGGACGACGGTGTCTACGAAGGCGGCGAAGTGTCAATGTTCTACGACCCGATGATCGCCAAGCTGATCACCTGGGGCGAGACACGCGACGAGGCGGCCGATTTGCAGGTCGCTGCGCTCGACGCCTTTCGCATCGAGGGCCTGGGCCACAATGTCGATTTCCTCTCCGCGCTGATGCAGCATCCGCGCTTCCGCTCGGGGGAACTCACCACCGGCTTCATCGCCGAAGAATACCCGGACGGGTTCGAAGGCGCGCCGCCGTCGGACGAACTCAAGCGCGGCCTTGCCGCCATCGGCGGCGTGATCGCGACAGCCGATGCGGACCGGGCGCGGCGGATCGACCAACAGCTGAATGGCAAGACCGCCCCCAATGGCGACTGGGCGGTGCGCGTAGGCGACACGGACTATACCGTGCGGCTGGGCGAGGATGCAATTCTCGTGGACGATACCGAGGTGGAGCTGAGTTTCGATTACACGCCGGGGGACAGGACGGTGGCTGTCGAACTGGGCGACGAGGAACTGACGATCCAGCTTGCGCCGACGCGCATGGGCTATGACATCACCACGCGCGGGGCGACCCATTCGCTGCGCATCCTGCCGCAGCGGATCGCGCACCTGGCCGATCACATGATCGAGAAAGTGCCGCCGGACCTTTCGAAGATGCTGATCTGTCCCATGCCGGGCTTGCTCGTGTCGCTTCACGTGGCGGAAGGCGAAGAGGTCCAGCCCGGACAGCCGCTGGCCACTGTCGAGGCGATGAAGATGGAAAACATCTTGCGCGCAGAAAAGGAGGGCAGGATCGCAAAGATCAATGCTGCCGAAGGCGACAGTCTGGCGGTCGACGAGGTGATCCTGGAGCTGGACTGA
- the bioB gene encoding biotin synthase BioB encodes MTHPRTDWTREEIADLFDLPFTELLFRAASVHREFHPPEQIQLCTLLSIKTGGCPEDCGYCSQSVKADSGVEATKLMEVQSVLQRAAQAKDAGSQRFCMGAAWRNPKDRDMPAIVEIVKGVRAMGLETCMTLGMLTPKQADMLAEAGLDYYNHNIDSSPEYYERVITTRTMEDRLDTLSNVRAAGINVCSGGIVGMGETREDRVGFVHTLATLERHPESVPVNALVPVKGTVLGDMLADTPLAKIDDIEFVRTVAVARITMPLSMVRLSAGRESMSEATQALCFLAGANSIFTGDKLLTAPNAGDDSDVALFAKLGLTALKGEEPLRAREMVQC; translated from the coding sequence ATGACCCACCCCCGCACCGACTGGACCCGCGAGGAAATCGCGGACCTGTTCGACCTACCCTTCACCGAACTGCTGTTCCGCGCGGCATCGGTCCACCGCGAGTTCCATCCGCCCGAGCAGATCCAGCTCTGCACGCTGCTGTCGATCAAGACCGGCGGGTGCCCGGAGGATTGCGGCTATTGCTCGCAGAGCGTGAAGGCCGACAGCGGGGTCGAGGCGACCAAGCTGATGGAGGTGCAATCGGTCCTGCAGCGAGCCGCGCAGGCCAAGGATGCGGGCAGCCAGCGGTTCTGCATGGGCGCGGCATGGCGCAATCCCAAGGACCGCGACATGCCCGCGATCGTGGAGATTGTGAAAGGCGTGCGCGCCATGGGGTTGGAGACCTGCATGACGCTGGGCATGCTGACGCCGAAGCAGGCCGACATGCTCGCCGAGGCCGGGCTCGACTACTACAATCACAATATCGACAGCAGCCCCGAATATTACGAGCGCGTCATCACCACACGAACGATGGAAGACCGGCTCGACACGTTGTCGAACGTGCGCGCGGCGGGGATCAACGTGTGTTCGGGCGGCATCGTCGGCATGGGCGAAACGCGCGAGGACCGCGTCGGCTTCGTCCACACGCTGGCCACGCTGGAGCGCCATCCCGAAAGCGTGCCGGTCAACGCGTTGGTGCCGGTCAAAGGCACGGTATTGGGCGATATGCTGGCGGACACCCCGCTCGCCAAGATCGACGATATCGAATTCGTCCGCACCGTAGCGGTGGCGCGGATCACGATGCCGCTCTCGATGGTGCGCCTCTCCGCCGGGCGCGAAAGCATGAGCGAGGCGACCCAGGCGCTGTGCTTCCTCGCCGGCGCGAACTCGATCTTCACCGGCGACAAGCTGCTCACCGCCCCCAACGCCGGCGACGACAGCGACGTCGCGCTGTTCGCCAAGCTGGGGCTGACGGCGCTCAAGGGCGAGGAGCCGCTGCGGGCTAGGGAGATGGTCCAGTGCTAA